CGCAGGCCGATATCGATACCCCAGTTCACGTACGGCCTTGTCACTGGAGTAAAACATTTTTTTTCGCGCCATGCGCAGGCTATCCATCGTCGCGCGCGGCTCGATCTGCGTAACCATAGCCATTTTTTCCATCAGCCACGCGGCTGGAAGGATCAGCTTCACGGGAAGGCTGAACCGTTTCGTCTGCTTGCCGCGAATCTGATCGATCATCTGGAGTATTTCCAATAACGTCATGTTTTCGCCGCCCAGTATATAGCGTTGCCCCGGTTTTCCATGCGCATGAGCCAGCAGATGGCCATGCGCAACGTCATCAGCATGGGCTATATTCAAACCTGTATTTACATATGCCGGCATCCGGTCACATAACGTATCCACCACGATACGGCCTGTTGGCGTAGGTCTGATATCTCGAGGCCCGATGGGCGTAGAAGGGTTCACGATAACCAGCGGCAGTCTATGCTCATCAGTCATCTGCTGAACAACTTGCTCGGCCATGAATTTGGAACGCTTGTAGTGTCCAGTCATGGATAAAAGACTCGAGGGCGTCTCCTCGGTGGCCGGGATGCCATCCTGATTTATTCCTAGCGTTGCCACGCTGCTGGTGTATATCATCCTTTTTACTCCGGCTTCGGCCGCCGCGAGTATCAATGCCTGAGTTCCCTTTACGTTGATCTCGTACATCGTTTCCGGGTTTGGAACCCAGAGGCGATAATCGGCGGCAACGTGGAACAAGCTATCACAGCCCGTCACCGCCCGCTTCAAAGATGGAGCGGATCGCAAATCTCCTTCGGAGAGTTCGACAGGCAACTTGTGGAGATTGCGCCGGTCGCTGCCCGGTCTTACCAGGCACCGCACTTCATGTCCGGCGTTTAGTAAACACCTTGCAACGGCCGAACCGACAAATCCATTTGCGCCCGTAACCAGTGCTTTCATCAACTTGATCCTTTTTCAGCTCCGGCTTCGTGTGAAAGAATCTGTGACGCGAAGCGACGATTGAACTTCGCATTGTGGTAGTGGTACACAGTTTTCACATCCTGGATTATAGAACCAGAGACAGAGCAGAGCTCAGCAATAGGTCAGTCAGACCATTGGAAGAGACGATATGTCGCCACATCCTGCACGCCAAACGGATGCCGGCCCGGCGCTTACATGCCCCGCGCCGCAAGGTGCTTCTCTACATCCTCTTTGCTGAAACCCAGCGCAGCGGCCACGCGATCCGCGTGGCTCACCCGCGAAACTCCAGGGATCAGACGATAGGTTGGGCCCTGGGACAGAAACTCGCCCTGCAGGTACCGCCCGATGCCCCTGTCCTGCAGGCGCTCACACAGCTCGTGGTTATGTGTCACCAGCAATGTGCTTGCCCCCAGCTGGTAGAAGCCTGCAAGGACATACTCCGACAGTTCCATTTTCTCCTCAAATGTCGTTCCCTCCGAAAGCTCATCCAGCACGACAAGGCTGCGTGCTGTTGAGCTGAAGAAAATTTCGCGCGTGCGTTTCAGTTCATGGGCAAAACGTCCCATCCCCTCGTCCAGGTGCCCGGGATCGGGCACCTGGTAGAAAATATGTTCCGCCAATACCATACGCGCGGTCGCGGCGGGAATATAGCAGCCGATCTGGCCAAGCAGCTGAATCTGGGCCACGGTCTTGCAGTAGGCTGTCTTGCCGCCGCTATTGGGTCCGGTGATGACTAGCAGCCGTCCCGCATCATCCAGTTCGATATCGTTAGGCACATAGTTGGGATTGGCCCAGGCAAGCAGAGGGTTTCTGGCTTCGGTGGCACTAAGGGAATGGCGCTCGCCTTCCATTATTTCCGGAAGTGTCATCTTCCCGCTGAAGGCATGGGAATAACGATGAAAAGACAGGATTTCGTCGATCATGCCCATTGTTTCAAGCAACCGCGCCAACTCGGGACTATGCCTGAACAACTTTCGCAACGGATAGATGACAGAGTCACGGTCTGAGGAGGCGATTGCAATCAAGATGACCGGAAGAATGGGTACTGCCAGCACAAGTATCCCATAACCCAGATATGCGATGCCAAAACCGGCCAGTAAACCCTGGAAAAAATAAAGGCCTGCGACCACCGCTGCCAGGATCAAAAAGATCGGCAGAGGCTTGAACATCGACGGCCGGAAGCGTGGAATCGGCAAATAGTGGGGTTTCTCTTCGCCCGTCTTGAATTTTCCCTCTACTACATAAACGGGACCGCGTATCAGTGAATACATACGCGACGTACCGAAGTCGCGAATCGCTTTGAACAAGTCGCGCAAATATTCGCTCCGCGGCTGTGGCAAGGCCTGCGCCATCTCGACCAGATCAACGACGAAGCCGGTTCCATCGATGAACTGGTGATAGCCGTAGCCACTGAATTCCATTTCATCTTTTTTACCAACTCCGGAACTATCAATAGCAAGACCGCCGGTAAACGTCCCGTAGAGCAATTGGTACAAGGACTGCTCTCCCCGCGCCATTTCGTCGATAAAATTCCGTAGCGCGTCCCGAAGGGCGAGGTCGGACTCGAGCTCCCGTAGCGCCTCCTGTTTTTTCCGCGCTACTGCCGCCTCCGTCCCTGGCCGGGCCAGCGAGCGGTAAAGAACCGACTGCCCCGCATGGGTAACGGCGTGATTGAGCGAGTCGAACAGCTGATCGGTCTCTATCGCGTCGAATGTCTTGGCGTCGAGTATACCCTCGTCAGATTCCGCCGGACGGGTGTCGCGGACACCGGCCAACCGGTCGCCGCGCGACAGGAGAAATGGCTGATTCCAGTATGAATCGGGTAAGGCTGCCTCTTTCATGATCGGCCCTTGCTCGTATCATGCCGCCATCCCGGTGAAACTGAAATGGCGCAGCGGCGACACGCAATCTCTTGTTTGAAAATCTAACACTCAACCCATTACGCGTCAACGACAGCGAGGTCCGATCTGAATAAGCTTCGCCAAGGCACTTGCACGACCTTGTATTCCAGAAGGAGGAGCCTATCGCAGCAACAGATTGTTGATCTCTCTTAAGTCTTCTTCATCCAATTCGCCCGCCTCCGCCTTCAACCTCAATCTTGACATGACAAAGTTGTAGCGCGCCTGGGCCAGGTCGCGTCTTGCGGTATAAAACAATTGCTGTGCATTCAGTACATCCACTTCCGTTCTAACGCCCACTTCCTGTCCGAGCTTGGTGGAGTCTACTTGGCTCTGGGTAGATATCAACGCCTGTTTCAGCGCTTTTACCTGAGCCATTCCGTTGGTGACATTCAAATACTGCTGGCTTACCTGCAGGACGTTGTTGCGCCGGGTATTGTTCAGATCCTGAAACACCTTCTCCTGCGTCGCCAACGCTTCCCGTACACGCGACTGGGTGGCGAAGCCCTGAAATATCGGAAAACTAACCTGAACGCCTATTTCTTTTGAGGTCAAGTCTATCGGACGTCCGGTAATAGTACCCCCGACACCTTTCTGGTCGCTATATATTGCTACCAGATCCACGGTTGGATAGTGCCCAGCCTTGGCTCGCTCCACGTCCTGTTTGGCAATTTCGTACACTGCCTGTTGAACTTTGAACGCAAGGTTATTCTGCTCCGCCACCGTGATCCATTCCTGCATAGTTTGGTACTTCAGCGTCAACAGGTCAGAAGTATCTTCAGTGGGGCGTCGAAGATAATCCGGCATACGGCCTATAATTTGTTGCAAGTTGCGTTTCCGTATCTCCAGGTCATTCCTGGCAGCAATTTCCTGCGAGTGTATGAAATCGAAACGCGCCTGGGCTTCATGCGTATCCACGATAGTAGCTGTGCCGACCTGGAAGTTGCGCTTGGCCTGCTCCAACTGCTCGCCAATTGCCTTCAGCTGAGCTTGCGCCGCCTCCAGATTTACTTCTGCCACCAGGATATCGAAATACGCCTGCGCCACGCGCAGAATCAAGTCTTGCGCGGCAATGATGAACTGAGAATCCGCCTGCGCAACCTGAAGCTTGGA
The window above is part of the Nitrosospira sp. Is2 genome. Proteins encoded here:
- the hpnA gene encoding hopanoid-associated sugar epimerase — protein: MKALVTGANGFVGSAVARCLLNAGHEVRCLVRPGSDRRNLHKLPVELSEGDLRSAPSLKRAVTGCDSLFHVAADYRLWVPNPETMYEINVKGTQALILAAAEAGVKRMIYTSSVATLGINQDGIPATEETPSSLLSMTGHYKRSKFMAEQVVQQMTDEHRLPLVIVNPSTPIGPRDIRPTPTGRIVVDTLCDRMPAYVNTGLNIAHADDVAHGHLLAHAHGKPGQRYILGGENMTLLEILQMIDQIRGKQTKRFSLPVKLILPAAWLMEKMAMVTQIEPRATMDSLRMARKKMFYSSDKAVRELGYRYRPAAEALEDAMTWFQDNGYCG
- a CDS encoding MutS-related protein is translated as MKEAALPDSYWNQPFLLSRGDRLAGVRDTRPAESDEGILDAKTFDAIETDQLFDSLNHAVTHAGQSVLYRSLARPGTEAAVARKKQEALRELESDLALRDALRNFIDEMARGEQSLYQLLYGTFTGGLAIDSSGVGKKDEMEFSGYGYHQFIDGTGFVVDLVEMAQALPQPRSEYLRDLFKAIRDFGTSRMYSLIRGPVYVVEGKFKTGEEKPHYLPIPRFRPSMFKPLPIFLILAAVVAGLYFFQGLLAGFGIAYLGYGILVLAVPILPVILIAIASSDRDSVIYPLRKLFRHSPELARLLETMGMIDEILSFHRYSHAFSGKMTLPEIMEGERHSLSATEARNPLLAWANPNYVPNDIELDDAGRLLVITGPNSGGKTAYCKTVAQIQLLGQIGCYIPAATARMVLAEHIFYQVPDPGHLDEGMGRFAHELKRTREIFFSSTARSLVVLDELSEGTTFEEKMELSEYVLAGFYQLGASTLLVTHNHELCERLQDRGIGRYLQGEFLSQGPTYRLIPGVSRVSHADRVAAALGFSKEDVEKHLAARGM
- a CDS encoding TolC family outer membrane protein: MEIYREALEQDALYSSARHAHEAAQEKLPQGRAGLLPTVTLGFVRRRQFIDIENPNQLGISVGAVIRPSSVVIDNQSLTLTATQPIFRKENFAVYEQSKLQVAQADSQFIIAAQDLILRVAQAYFDILVAEVNLEAAQAQLKAIGEQLEQAKRNFQVGTATIVDTHEAQARFDFIHSQEIAARNDLEIRKRNLQQIIGRMPDYLRRPTEDTSDLLTLKYQTMQEWITVAEQNNLAFKVQQAVYEIAKQDVERAKAGHYPTVDLVAIYSDQKGVGGTITGRPIDLTSKEIGVQVSFPIFQGFATQSRVREALATQEKVFQDLNNTRRNNVLQVSQQYLNVTNGMAQVKALKQALISTQSQVDSTKLGQEVGVRTEVDVLNAQQLFYTARRDLAQARYNFVMSRLRLKAEAGELDEEDLREINNLLLR